GCTACCCCTCCGGCAGTGGCAGTCGTTCCCCGCGGTGGAGCCCAGGACACCGAACACGGCGGTGCGCTGTTCGAGCGGGCTCACGCGTTCGCTCGTGGTGCTGAACCTGCCCGTGGTCCTGAATCGGGGCGGGGGTCCGGATGGACAGGAGCGCGGAACGGGGGAGTCGCGGCAACACCGATGTCCGAGAGTGATCGCGAGGCGCGGCGGCTGGCCTGGGTGTATCTGTCGCGGGTGGTGGAGGGGCCTTGCGCGGCACTGTCGGCGCTGATCGAGTCGGTCGGGGTGGTGGAAGCGGCACGGGCCGTGCGGGAGTGCGCGCTGCCGGAGGTGTTGCGCGGACCGACCGAGCTGCGGCGTGGGATCGACCGCGCCGAAAAGGACGTGGCGCACATCGAGCGATTGGGTGGACGGGTGGTCACGCCGGACGATGCGGAGTGGCCCGCATGGCGGATGCTCGGTTTGGGACAGCTGGATCCGGCGCAGGACGCGGACGCTGCGGTGCCGCTGGTGTTGTGGGTGCGGGGCCGGCGGTCACTGCTGGAGGCCACCGAGCGGTCGATTGCGGTAGTGGGAGCTCGGTGCAGTACCGGGTACGGCAACCACGCGACCGGGGAGATCGCGGGTGAATTGGCCGCCCGCGGGTGGACCGTCGTCTCGGGGGCCGCGTTCGGGATCGATGGCATGGCGCATCGGGCTGCGCTGGGCGTCGGCGGGGTGACGATCGCGGTGCTGGCCTGCGGACCGGATCGGCCCTATCCCGTGCAACACGATCACCTGCTGGCCGAGATCGCCGAGGCGGGGCTGGTCGTCACCGAGTATCCGCCGGGCACCTCGGTGCGCAAGCACTACTTTCTCGCTCGCAATCGTCTGATCGCGGCGCTGGCGGATGGAGTCGTGGTGGTGGAGGCGGGGATTCGCAGCGGGGCTCGCAACACCGTCAAGTGGTGCAGGAGGTTGGGCCGGCCGGCCATGGCGGTCCCGGGGCCGATCACCTCGGCCGCGTCGGTCGGCTGCCACCGGATGATCAGGGAGGGCGAGGCGTTCATCGTCACCCGGGCCGACGACATCCTGGATGAGGCTGGGCCGCTGCGGCTTTCGCTGCCCGGTGCGGTCCCGGCGAATCCGGAGGACAACCTGTCCGGCGACGAGGCGCTGGTGTTCGCCGCATTGCCGGGCGCCGGCGCACGCCTGCCGCGTGCGCTGGCCGCCGACACGGGTCTGCCGATGGCGGTGCTGCGGGCGACCCTGTCGGGATTGGAGATCGCCGGACTGGTCGGCTGCGATGGCAGCGGCTGGTATCGCACGGTGTCACCGTCGACCTCCACCGCCGCCATCGTCGCCGACCATGACCGGCACAGGTGATCTCGTGAACGCGGGGCGTTCAGTCGGGGAGGCCGGCGAGGCGGTGGGGGGACAGGAGGTGGGTGACTGTTTCGGGGGAGAGGAGGCCGAGGTCGGTGGCTACCTGGGCGACGGGTTGGCCGGTGGCCAAGGCGTGCTTGGCGATTCGGGCGCTGGCGGCGTAGCCGATGTGGGGGGTGAGGGCGGTGACTATGCCGATGGAGCGGGTGACGCCGGCGGCGAGGTGGTCGCGGTGGGCGGTGATGCCGTTGACGCAGCGGGTGGCCAGGGTGTCGGCGGCGGCGGTGAGGTGGGCGGTGGTGCGCAGCAGGCTGTAGGCGATGATCGGTTCGAAGGCATTGAGCTGGAACTGTCCGCCCTCGGCGGCCATGGTGACCGTCAGATCCGCGCCGATCGCCTCGAAGGCGATCTGGTTGACCGTTTCGGGAATGA
This sequence is a window from Nocardia yunnanensis. Protein-coding genes within it:
- the dprA gene encoding DNA-processing protein DprA; this translates as MSESDREARRLAWVYLSRVVEGPCAALSALIESVGVVEAARAVRECALPEVLRGPTELRRGIDRAEKDVAHIERLGGRVVTPDDAEWPAWRMLGLGQLDPAQDADAAVPLVLWVRGRRSLLEATERSIAVVGARCSTGYGNHATGEIAGELAARGWTVVSGAAFGIDGMAHRAALGVGGVTIAVLACGPDRPYPVQHDHLLAEIAEAGLVVTEYPPGTSVRKHYFLARNRLIAALADGVVVVEAGIRSGARNTVKWCRRLGRPAMAVPGPITSAASVGCHRMIREGEAFIVTRADDILDEAGPLRLSLPGAVPANPEDNLSGDEALVFAALPGAGARLPRALAADTGLPMAVLRATLSGLEIAGLVGCDGSGWYRTVSPSTSTAAIVADHDRHR